In a single window of the bacterium genome:
- a CDS encoding rhodanese-like domain-containing protein: MDMHFEGVIFHTHADELERRLGHDFPPFAVLDVRPQTDHARRRIRGSISIDADHLEQLPEGTDMATEFFVVGTGHADAAVRRAALALKGIGARRVVEVTGGYYEWRRRGLPEETGQTAA; the protein is encoded by the coding sequence ATGGATATGCATTTTGAGGGTGTGATCTTCCACACCCATGCGGATGAGCTCGAGCGGCGTCTCGGGCATGACTTTCCGCCCTTTGCCGTACTGGACGTGCGACCGCAAACCGACCACGCAAGAAGGCGGATCCGGGGCAGCATTAGTATCGACGCCGACCATCTGGAACAGCTTCCCGAGGGCACCGATATGGCCACGGAGTTCTTCGTTGTCGGTACCGGACACGCCGACGCTGCGGTCCGCCGCGCAGCACTAGCGCTCAAAGGGATCGGGGCTCGCCGGGTCGTCGAGGTAACCGGCGGCTATTACGAATGGCGGCGCAGGGGCTTGCCCGAGGAGACCGGTCAGACCGCGGCCTAG
- a CDS encoding HAD family hydrolase → MALAKLVLFDIDGTLLSIARRELSVFGLALERVFGTAGPIDDYSFAGKTDHQIAYELLSLAGKPAREIESGLQDVQKRYFKMLGDMLDASSMTVLPGVFELLDELAEDPTIVLGLQTGNWEVAAAIKLARFGLDQYFAVGAFGDGHPDRSTLPPMARERAERRLGRAIRRGDTVIIGDTTLDVDCARAWEMVSVGVATGSTSQTELQAAGADLVVPTLAQLDADRLLDLISREGPK, encoded by the coding sequence ATGGCGTTAGCCAAGCTCGTGCTTTTCGATATCGACGGTACGCTTCTGTCGATTGCGCGGCGCGAGCTGAGTGTCTTCGGGCTCGCGCTCGAGCGTGTGTTCGGAACTGCGGGCCCGATCGACGACTACAGTTTCGCAGGCAAGACAGATCATCAGATCGCTTACGAGCTTCTGTCCCTTGCCGGCAAACCGGCAAGGGAGATCGAGTCGGGCCTACAGGACGTGCAGAAACGCTACTTCAAGATGCTGGGTGACATGCTCGATGCGTCCAGCATGACCGTGCTTCCCGGCGTGTTCGAGCTTCTCGACGAGTTGGCTGAGGATCCTACGATCGTTCTGGGGCTGCAAACCGGCAACTGGGAAGTCGCCGCCGCGATCAAACTGGCGCGGTTCGGTCTGGATCAATACTTCGCTGTCGGGGCTTTCGGCGACGGTCACCCCGATCGCAGCACTCTGCCGCCGATGGCCCGGGAGAGAGCGGAAAGGCGGCTTGGAAGAGCGATTCGCAGGGGAGATACGGTTATTATTGGAGACACCACACTCGATGTGGACTGTGCCCGGGCATGGGAGATGGTCTCAGTGGGTGTGGCGACGGGGAGCACCAGCCAGACAGAACTGCAGGCCGCGGGCGCCGATTTGGTGGTGCCGACGCTGGCGCAGCTCGACGCCGACCGGCTCCTCGATCTGATTTCCCGAGAGGGCCCAAAGTGA
- a CDS encoding enoyl-CoA hydratase/isomerase family protein has protein sequence MDGGGLRRDRFCRHLQRILVADSVASGKAGELTTLNETREGDLLWLELNEPSRANALSPDLIERLRATYRRDLRSEGVRAVLLVAEGKHFSAGADLNHLRSLRDAGHESNLADSHAIKDLFEAVLRQPALTVAGVQGACVAGGCGLATAHDFVVAEDNARFMYSEVRIGFVAALVATFLPLRLKGADVREVLLNPEFVSASEALELGLVNRVVARGRARQEAKALAEQILERASSESIARTKSLLLEVTGRPLAEALETAAEANARARDTDDCRHGITTFLETKAPPKWR, from the coding sequence GTGGACGGCGGTGGTCTACGTCGTGATCGGTTTTGTCGGCATCTTCAGCGTATTCTGGTCGCTGATTCGGTAGCTTCGGGGAAGGCCGGCGAACTGACGACGCTCAACGAGACCCGAGAGGGCGACCTGCTGTGGCTGGAGCTCAACGAGCCGAGCCGAGCCAATGCCCTGTCACCCGATCTGATCGAGCGCCTGAGGGCAACCTACCGTCGCGATCTTCGCTCCGAGGGCGTGCGAGCGGTTCTCCTGGTGGCAGAAGGCAAGCACTTCTCCGCGGGTGCCGATCTGAACCACCTGCGGTCTCTGCGAGATGCCGGGCACGAATCGAATCTGGCGGACTCGCATGCAATCAAAGATCTGTTCGAGGCGGTGCTCCGGCAGCCGGCGCTGACGGTGGCGGGGGTTCAGGGTGCCTGTGTTGCAGGCGGCTGCGGTCTCGCGACGGCACACGACTTCGTGGTTGCCGAGGACAACGCCCGTTTCATGTACAGCGAGGTACGAATCGGTTTCGTGGCGGCACTGGTCGCAACGTTTCTGCCGCTGCGGCTCAAGGGGGCGGATGTGCGAGAGGTTCTGCTCAACCCCGAATTCGTGAGTGCCTCGGAAGCTCTCGAACTGGGTCTCGTCAATCGCGTCGTGGCGCGCGGGAGAGCTCGGCAGGAGGCGAAGGCATTGGCGGAACAGATCCTCGAGCGGGCAAGCTCGGAGTCGATCGCGCGCACCAAATCCCTGCTGCTCGAGGTGACCGGCCGCCCTCTCGCCGAGGCTCTGGAGACTGCGGCCGAGGCGAACGCTCGGGCGCGCGATACCGACGATTGCCGTCACGGCATCACGACGTTTCTCGAGACCAAGGCGCCGCCCAAATGGCGTTAG
- a CDS encoding acyl-CoA thioesterase, with protein sequence MSNGPKPRPNQRPAIRVIMMPRDTNAVGTIFGGIILSYIDQAGAVEAHRICHGILVTVAMHAVEFHEPVFVGDLVSFYADVLKVGRTSIQIKVVVEAERRIRGNKKVTVTEAEVVYVHVDRQGNPIPIEPKDPADG encoded by the coding sequence ATGAGCAACGGCCCGAAGCCTCGGCCCAACCAGAGACCGGCCATACGGGTGATAATGATGCCGCGCGACACCAACGCGGTGGGGACGATCTTCGGCGGGATCATCCTCTCCTACATCGACCAGGCCGGCGCCGTGGAGGCCCACCGCATCTGCCATGGGATTCTCGTGACCGTCGCGATGCACGCCGTCGAATTCCACGAGCCGGTTTTCGTCGGCGACCTCGTCAGCTTCTATGCCGATGTCCTCAAGGTCGGCAGGACCTCGATTCAGATCAAAGTCGTGGTCGAGGCGGAGCGTCGGATTCGCGGCAACAAGAAAGTGACGGTCACCGAGGCCGAGGTTGTCTACGTTCATGTCGACCGCCAAGGAAACCCGATTCCGATCGAGCCCAAGGACCCAGCCGACGGCTAG
- a CDS encoding sigma-70 family RNA polymerase sigma factor, producing the protein MRPPEEELVERIADGDSESLSELYDRFSGMLLGLATKILGNPSDAEEVLQEVFVQVWKQASRYQRSRSSVSTWLVLIARSRSIDRLRSRNVKLRTAREAQRENPRIHASPEGLGNVLMEERHNRLARALAELPEEQREVLEMAYYRGMTQREVSEVTGTPLGTVKTRTLLAMKKLRIALKDEVEDLL; encoded by the coding sequence ATGAGACCGCCGGAGGAGGAGCTCGTCGAACGTATCGCCGACGGCGATTCGGAATCTCTTTCCGAGCTCTACGACCGCTTCTCCGGCATGCTGCTCGGGCTGGCGACCAAGATCCTGGGAAATCCCTCGGACGCCGAAGAGGTACTTCAGGAGGTATTCGTTCAGGTCTGGAAGCAAGCGTCTCGCTACCAGCGGAGCCGGTCCTCCGTGTCGACGTGGTTGGTTCTGATAGCCAGGAGCCGCTCGATCGACAGGCTCAGGAGCCGGAATGTGAAACTTCGTACCGCGAGAGAGGCTCAGCGGGAGAATCCTCGTATTCATGCATCCCCAGAGGGCCTGGGCAACGTACTGATGGAGGAGCGCCACAATCGCCTGGCACGGGCGCTGGCCGAACTGCCCGAAGAACAGAGAGAGGTGCTCGAGATGGCCTACTACCGGGGAATGACGCAACGCGAGGTATCGGAGGTGACGGGCACACCATTGGGGACCGTGAAGACAAGAACACTGCTGGCTATGAAGAAACTGCGGATCGCGCTCAAGGATGAAGTAGAGGATTTGCTGTGA
- a CDS encoding acyl-CoA carboxylase subunit beta, protein MNKNELYAKRDEHWRGRLEDLRRQEDVIREGGGPERHARQAAKGKLSARERIGALCDEGSAFLELGLWVAHGFYEEHGGAPAAGVVVGLGTVSGRDSVIVANDATVKAGAWFPLTCKKVLRAQEIALENRLPIIYLVDSAGVFLPMQDEIFPDKEHFGRAFYNNARLSAEGIFQMAAIMGPCVAGGAYLPIMSDESHIVEGTGSIFLAGAHLVKAAIGEEIDNQELGGALVQCDVSGVVDHRHPDDQSCLAAIRRQFAQLAAPETAGFARREPAAPAYPVEELHGLLPIDRTRPYDFHEVIARILDGSEFDEFKANYGKTLLCGTAWIEGWAVGIVANQRSIVSRRTGTGPADKELQIGGVIYSDSADKGARFVELCNQKGIPLVFFQDVTGFMVGSRAERGGIIKDGAKMVNAVANSVVPKITVFTGNSFGAGNYAMCGKAYGARFVYAWPSAAISVMGGEQASKTLLSIQVKNGADEITEEEKEALLEKIQRHYRDAVDPRYAAARLWVDAIIDPCETRETIARSLEAAARNPHVAEFKTGVLQT, encoded by the coding sequence CTGAACAAGAACGAGCTCTACGCCAAGCGCGACGAGCATTGGCGTGGGCGGCTCGAGGATCTGCGCCGGCAAGAGGACGTGATTCGCGAAGGCGGCGGGCCGGAGCGGCATGCGAGGCAGGCCGCGAAGGGGAAGCTCAGCGCCCGTGAGCGAATCGGAGCCCTATGCGATGAAGGTTCGGCATTCCTCGAGCTGGGTCTCTGGGTGGCGCACGGTTTCTACGAGGAGCATGGCGGCGCCCCGGCGGCCGGCGTGGTTGTGGGCCTGGGCACGGTTTCAGGCCGAGACAGTGTGATTGTCGCCAATGACGCGACCGTCAAGGCCGGGGCCTGGTTCCCCTTGACCTGTAAGAAGGTCCTGAGAGCCCAGGAGATAGCCCTCGAGAATCGCCTTCCGATCATCTATCTGGTCGACTCCGCGGGTGTATTTCTGCCCATGCAGGACGAGATCTTTCCCGACAAGGAGCACTTCGGCAGGGCCTTCTACAACAACGCGCGATTGTCCGCGGAAGGGATCTTCCAAATGGCGGCCATCATGGGTCCCTGCGTGGCGGGCGGTGCCTACTTGCCGATCATGAGTGACGAGTCGCACATCGTCGAGGGCACGGGTTCGATTTTTCTGGCCGGGGCGCATCTGGTGAAAGCGGCGATCGGTGAGGAGATCGACAACCAGGAGCTCGGAGGCGCCCTCGTTCAGTGCGACGTGTCCGGTGTCGTCGACCACCGGCATCCCGACGATCAATCGTGCCTGGCTGCGATCCGGCGACAGTTCGCGCAGCTCGCGGCTCCTGAGACCGCGGGTTTCGCGCGGCGTGAGCCGGCGGCGCCGGCCTATCCGGTGGAGGAGCTACACGGCCTCCTGCCGATTGATCGGACCCGGCCGTACGATTTTCACGAGGTGATCGCTCGGATCCTTGACGGAAGCGAGTTCGACGAGTTCAAGGCGAACTACGGTAAAACGCTTCTTTGCGGAACCGCTTGGATCGAGGGGTGGGCGGTGGGGATCGTGGCCAACCAGCGTTCGATCGTGTCGCGCAGAACCGGCACCGGGCCCGCCGACAAGGAGCTCCAGATCGGTGGCGTGATCTACTCCGATTCCGCCGACAAGGGGGCGCGGTTCGTGGAGCTCTGCAACCAGAAGGGGATTCCTCTGGTGTTCTTTCAGGACGTTACCGGCTTCATGGTCGGCAGCCGGGCCGAACGGGGCGGAATCATCAAGGATGGCGCCAAGATGGTGAACGCCGTTGCCAACTCGGTCGTGCCCAAGATCACGGTTTTCACCGGCAATTCCTTCGGTGCCGGGAACTATGCGATGTGTGGCAAGGCGTACGGTGCGCGCTTCGTCTACGCGTGGCCCTCCGCCGCGATTTCGGTGATGGGGGGCGAGCAGGCCTCCAAGACCCTGCTCTCGATCCAGGTCAAGAACGGCGCGGATGAGATCACCGAGGAAGAAAAGGAGGCTCTGCTCGAGAAGATTCAGAGGCACTACCGAGACGCGGTAGACCCGCGCTACGCGGCAGCTCGTCTCTGGGTCGACGCGATCATCGATCCCTGCGAAACCCGGGAGACCATTGCCCGTTCCCTGGAGGCGGCCGCGCGCAATCCGCATGTCGCCGAGTTCAAGACCGGTGTGCTGCAAACATAG
- a CDS encoding molybdenum cofactor biosynthesis protein MoaE — MKVRVLAFATAADALGSRELELDVEEGTTVGKLLARLEVEAPGLGPLRDRLAVAVNGELAPPETTLTDSAEVALLPPVSGGDTTPVRLVSRPIDASEVSIPDPTCGAEVLFLGRVRNHSRGRGVTKITYQGYRAMAEARLLAICRDLSREGTQLRIVHRLGDVPVGELSVAIAARAPHRSEAFAACAQALERLKRETPIWKLEHYDDGSLAWREEEPLAAGTGRPASSA; from the coding sequence ATGAAAGTTCGTGTCCTGGCCTTCGCGACCGCGGCCGACGCATTGGGCAGCCGAGAGCTCGAGCTCGACGTCGAAGAGGGCACCACCGTGGGCAAGCTGCTCGCTCGACTGGAGGTCGAGGCCCCGGGGCTTGGACCGCTTCGCGACCGGCTTGCCGTTGCCGTTAACGGCGAGCTGGCGCCACCGGAAACGACTTTGACGGACTCTGCCGAGGTGGCGTTGCTGCCCCCGGTTTCGGGAGGCGACACGACACCCGTGCGACTGGTTTCGCGGCCCATTGACGCGAGCGAGGTCTCGATCCCCGACCCCACTTGCGGTGCCGAGGTGCTCTTTCTGGGTCGCGTTCGAAACCACAGCAGGGGCCGCGGTGTGACCAAGATCACCTACCAGGGATATCGAGCGATGGCCGAGGCCAGGCTGCTTGCCATTTGCCGCGACCTGTCGCGCGAAGGCACACAGCTTCGGATCGTTCACAGGCTGGGTGACGTCCCGGTGGGTGAGCTGAGCGTCGCCATTGCCGCCAGGGCTCCGCATCGCAGTGAGGCCTTTGCCGCATGCGCCCAGGCGCTCGAGCGGCTCAAACGCGAAACCCCGATCTGGAAGCTGGAGCACTACGACGACGGTTCGCTCGCCTGGCGAGAGGAAGAACCGCTTGCGGCCGGAACCGGCAGACCCGCCTCATCCGCCTGA
- a CDS encoding alpha/beta hydrolase: MPSAELFRHRVHERNLFGVVHLPEEEGLRPAVVICHGFKGFMDWGFFPYLADLLADRGYVAIRFNLSGSGMKPGDELVTDPEAFRTASFSKDFEELRSIVGSVGRDIAPHAADPDNIAIIGHSRGGGTALLTAAASPVKALVTWSAVSTFDRLTDEEQRHWRLEGSIPIVNARTGQELALGTEVLDDLEAHRSRLDLVSAATARQAPWLIIHGDDDETVPVEEAEALAAAARPPVSLLRISGASHTFGVSHPFAGPTPQLIEAMNATQSWLRRHLK; encoded by the coding sequence ATGCCCTCGGCCGAGCTGTTTCGCCACCGCGTCCATGAGCGCAATCTCTTCGGCGTGGTTCACTTGCCCGAAGAAGAAGGCCTGAGGCCCGCGGTTGTGATCTGCCACGGCTTCAAGGGCTTCATGGACTGGGGGTTCTTTCCCTACCTGGCCGACCTCCTGGCCGATCGCGGCTATGTCGCGATTCGATTCAATCTCTCGGGCTCGGGAATGAAGCCCGGAGATGAGCTGGTCACCGATCCAGAGGCCTTCCGGACCGCCAGCTTCTCCAAGGACTTCGAGGAGCTCCGCTCGATCGTAGGCTCGGTCGGCAGGGACATTGCGCCACACGCCGCGGACCCCGACAACATAGCGATTATTGGACACAGCCGCGGCGGAGGAACCGCTCTGCTCACCGCGGCGGCGTCGCCCGTGAAGGCCTTGGTGACCTGGTCCGCGGTGTCGACATTCGACCGTCTGACCGATGAGGAACAGCGACACTGGCGCCTCGAGGGCTCGATCCCGATCGTCAACGCAAGAACCGGACAGGAGCTGGCACTCGGCACCGAGGTGCTCGACGATCTCGAGGCCCATCGATCTCGTCTCGATTTGGTGTCGGCAGCAACTGCGCGCCAGGCCCCATGGCTGATTATCCACGGAGACGACGACGAGACCGTCCCGGTCGAGGAGGCCGAAGCCCTGGCGGCGGCGGCCAGACCGCCGGTATCGCTGCTGCGCATCTCTGGTGCCTCGCACACTTTCGGCGTCTCACACCCGTTTGCCGGACCCACGCCACAGCTGATCGAGGCCATGAACGCCACCCAAAGCTGGCTGAGACGCCACCTGAAGTAG
- a CDS encoding folate-binding protein YgfZ gives MPEHVDSSSSNESALAQGHAALLEEAALVESRSADWLRLTGADRLRFANGLVSCDLRSLLPGQGAYGFFTDPKGKIISDAAFLASDSELWIELPRGRGTAIAGHMGKYVVADQVEIEELEHCSMCAVAGPEAGGKLAEVLGEPLDGTDWSGMVVETRGGRLLIRSDRRLGVPAWALGGSGESVTSVLDALKRAGARSVHAAALAAVRIEKGVPWFGLDFGPDIGGESSFPQETGIEDWAVSYEKGCYLGQEVVARIHFRGKVNRSLRGLVFPAGSGPASGIELTWSDEVVGVMNSVAYSPAARRPIGLAIVHHKAEPGSELSTPAGPCRLVELPFGAQGLLERGR, from the coding sequence GTGCCGGAACACGTTGACTCCTCGTCGTCCAACGAGTCCGCTCTCGCGCAGGGACACGCCGCGCTGCTGGAAGAGGCCGCGCTCGTTGAGTCTCGTTCCGCCGATTGGCTTCGGCTCACCGGAGCCGATCGGCTGCGGTTTGCCAATGGTCTCGTGAGCTGTGATCTGCGTTCGTTACTTCCTGGGCAGGGTGCCTACGGCTTTTTCACCGACCCGAAGGGCAAGATCATTTCGGACGCCGCCTTTCTAGCGTCGGACTCGGAGCTCTGGATCGAATTGCCTCGGGGCCGGGGAACGGCGATCGCAGGGCACATGGGCAAGTACGTGGTGGCCGACCAGGTCGAAATCGAGGAGCTCGAGCACTGCAGCATGTGCGCCGTAGCGGGGCCCGAAGCGGGCGGCAAGCTGGCCGAGGTCTTGGGAGAGCCCCTCGATGGCACTGACTGGAGCGGCATGGTCGTCGAGACTCGCGGCGGCCGGCTTCTGATCCGGTCCGACCGACGCCTCGGGGTTCCGGCTTGGGCGCTCGGCGGGTCGGGCGAATCCGTAACTTCGGTGCTCGACGCACTCAAAAGGGCCGGGGCGCGGTCCGTGCATGCAGCCGCGCTCGCGGCCGTACGAATCGAAAAAGGCGTGCCCTGGTTCGGGCTCGACTTCGGCCCGGACATCGGCGGCGAGAGCAGCTTTCCCCAGGAGACAGGGATCGAGGACTGGGCGGTGAGCTACGAGAAGGGCTGCTACCTCGGCCAGGAGGTCGTTGCCAGAATCCACTTTCGCGGCAAGGTCAACCGCAGCCTGCGGGGCCTGGTCTTTCCCGCCGGCTCCGGGCCGGCTTCGGGAATCGAGCTCACCTGGAGCGACGAGGTCGTCGGGGTCATGAACAGCGTCGCCTATTCGCCGGCCGCGCGCCGGCCGATCGGCCTCGCGATCGTGCACCACAAGGCCGAGCCCGGCTCCGAGTTGTCGACACCGGCCGGCCCATGCCGGCTGGTCGAGCTCCCTTTCGGTGCCCAGGGGCTCTTGGAGCGGGGGCGCTAG
- a CDS encoding M67 family metallopeptidase, translating to MDSAERGGPIEARRSLDLPEELLEQLVRHAQASLPEECCGILIGSETGSGRTRVCHAMPVENMTTERRKHEYQVAPLAILEAQRQAREDGLEIVGYYHSHPSGSAHPSALDRRNAWPDTCYVILGMRGGKLAEVKSWRLGRRGGEFVQETLNFDRLES from the coding sequence TTGGATTCGGCTGAACGCGGCGGCCCGATCGAAGCCAGGCGGTCTCTCGATCTGCCGGAAGAGCTTCTCGAGCAACTGGTTCGGCATGCCCAGGCGAGTCTGCCTGAGGAATGTTGCGGCATCCTGATCGGATCGGAAACCGGGTCCGGCCGGACGCGCGTATGCCATGCGATGCCGGTCGAGAACATGACCACGGAGCGAAGAAAGCACGAATACCAGGTGGCGCCGCTGGCCATCTTGGAAGCGCAGCGCCAGGCTCGGGAGGACGGACTGGAGATCGTGGGCTACTATCATTCTCACCCGAGCGGCTCGGCTCATCCGAGTGCACTCGACCGCCGTAACGCTTGGCCGGACACGTGTTATGTCATCCTCGGCATGCGCGGCGGCAAGCTGGCGGAGGTCAAGAGCTGGCGTCTGGGCCGCCGCGGCGGCGAGTTTGTCCAGGAAACGCTGAACTTCGATCGCCTTGAGTCATGA
- a CDS encoding TIGR00725 family protein, whose protein sequence is MFESPATPIAVIGAAAATAEVAALAAEVGREIAGRGGVVICGGRGGVMEHSARGATEAGGVAIGILPGRRGEEVPNDYLEHRIFTGIGQARNQVIVLSAVAVIAVSGGWGTLSEIALALKHRVPVVLLSGLEVRPPDGREEALLFRAQTPAEAVAIAFDNARRPS, encoded by the coding sequence ATGTTCGAGTCCCCCGCGACGCCGATTGCCGTCATTGGCGCAGCTGCGGCAACCGCGGAAGTCGCCGCGCTTGCCGCCGAGGTCGGCCGCGAGATAGCCGGCCGCGGTGGCGTTGTCATCTGTGGAGGTCGGGGCGGCGTTATGGAGCACTCGGCGCGCGGGGCCACCGAAGCGGGCGGCGTCGCGATCGGCATTCTGCCGGGACGGCGCGGAGAAGAAGTCCCGAACGACTACCTCGAGCACAGGATCTTTACCGGCATCGGCCAGGCGCGAAACCAGGTCATCGTCCTCTCGGCTGTCGCGGTCATCGCCGTGAGCGGGGGTTGGGGAACGCTGTCTGAGATCGCCCTCGCGCTCAAGCACCGAGTGCCGGTGGTCCTGCTCTCGGGCCTCGAAGTTCGCCCACCCGACGGCCGCGAAGAAGCGCTGCTCTTTCGAGCCCAGACTCCCGCTGAGGCCGTCGCCATCGCGTTTGACAACGCCAGGAGACCTTCATGA
- a CDS encoding thymidine kinase — MNVRKLHDRSRGRIEVITGGMFSGKSEELVRRLVRARIARQRIQVFKPITDSRHPPEVLVTRDSREVAAESVVDSAALRRAVDPQVDVVGIDEAQFFDSGLVDLVTELADDGVRVVVAGLDQDYMRRPFGPMPAIMALAEYVDKTHAVCVQCGSAAVYSQRIAGGDDQVLVGDVEAYEARCRDCYVPYESD, encoded by the coding sequence ATGAACGTCCGCAAGCTCCACGATCGCTCGAGAGGTCGCATTGAGGTCATCACCGGGGGCATGTTCTCGGGCAAGAGCGAGGAGCTGGTGCGCCGCCTGGTTCGCGCGCGGATCGCGCGCCAGCGGATTCAGGTGTTCAAACCCATCACCGACTCGAGGCATCCACCGGAGGTTCTGGTTACTCGGGATTCCCGAGAAGTGGCCGCCGAGTCCGTCGTCGATAGCGCGGCGCTGCGCCGGGCAGTTGATCCCCAGGTCGACGTGGTAGGAATCGACGAAGCGCAGTTCTTCGACTCCGGCCTGGTCGACCTGGTCACCGAGCTTGCCGATGATGGAGTCAGGGTAGTGGTCGCCGGGCTGGACCAGGACTACATGCGCCGACCCTTCGGTCCGATGCCGGCCATCATGGCCCTGGCCGAGTACGTCGACAAGACGCATGCCGTTTGCGTTCAGTGTGGCTCCGCGGCGGTCTACAGTCAGCGCATCGCGGGTGGCGACGACCAGGTACTGGTCGGTGACGTCGAGGCCTACGAGGCTCGCTGCCGCGACTGCTACGTTCCGTACGAGAGCGACTGA
- the moeB gene encoding molybdopterin-synthase adenylyltransferase MoeB: protein MTSQTSQPSQETLTHEEIRRYGRHLILPEVGREGQEKLKRGRVLLIGAGGLGSPAALYLAAAGVGTLGVAEFDEVDETNLQRQILYAAGDVGRPKIEVATERLKEINPHVTVEPHAFRFDVSNALDLISSYDLVVDGSDNFSTRYLVNDACVLAGKPDVFGSIFRFEGQVSVFCAQEGPCYRCLFPEPPPPGAVPSCAEAGVLGVLPGVIGSLQANEALKLLLGKGRPLVGRLLLFDALAGGFRELVLPRDDACSVCGTNPTRTALEQYDETCATSETEPAVSETPGKGVDITPERLQEWLRNGSPLTLLDVRTAVEVQICRLDGSAWFPVNELGERWQEIDREQRSVVYCHHGTRSAQVVRFLRAQGFSDVWNLAGGIDRWSLDVDSSVPRY, encoded by the coding sequence ATGACGAGCCAGACATCGCAGCCAAGTCAGGAAACCTTGACCCACGAAGAGATTCGGCGGTACGGCCGCCACCTGATCCTCCCCGAGGTGGGTCGCGAGGGGCAGGAGAAGCTCAAGCGGGGCAGAGTGCTGCTCATCGGAGCTGGGGGCCTGGGCTCGCCGGCCGCGCTCTACCTGGCGGCGGCGGGCGTTGGCACGTTGGGTGTCGCCGAGTTCGACGAGGTCGACGAAACCAACCTTCAGCGCCAGATTCTCTATGCGGCCGGTGATGTCGGCCGGCCCAAGATCGAAGTTGCGACAGAGCGCCTCAAGGAAATCAATCCTCACGTCACGGTCGAACCTCATGCCTTTCGGTTCGATGTTTCGAACGCTTTGGACTTGATCTCGAGCTACGATCTGGTCGTCGATGGCAGCGACAATTTCTCGACGCGATATCTGGTCAACGACGCCTGTGTGCTGGCGGGGAAGCCTGATGTCTTCGGCTCCATCTTCAGATTCGAGGGACAGGTCTCGGTCTTCTGTGCGCAGGAAGGTCCCTGCTACCGTTGCCTGTTTCCCGAGCCGCCACCTCCCGGAGCCGTGCCGTCGTGTGCCGAAGCGGGCGTGCTGGGTGTTCTGCCCGGAGTCATCGGATCACTTCAGGCCAATGAGGCCTTGAAGCTGCTTTTGGGTAAGGGCCGGCCGCTGGTCGGACGGCTGCTGCTCTTTGACGCGCTCGCGGGTGGCTTTCGCGAGCTCGTCCTGCCTCGAGACGACGCCTGCTCGGTTTGCGGCACGAATCCCACGCGAACTGCGCTCGAGCAGTACGATGAGACCTGCGCGACGTCCGAGACCGAGCCCGCGGTTTCGGAGACTCCGGGGAAGGGGGTGGACATTACTCCCGAGAGACTCCAGGAGTGGCTCCGAAACGGATCGCCGCTGACCCTGCTCGACGTGCGGACGGCGGTCGAGGTACAAATCTGCCGGCTCGACGGCTCTGCTTGGTTCCCGGTGAACGAACTGGGCGAGCGGTGGCAGGAGATCGACCGCGAGCAGCGCTCGGTGGTGTACTGCCACCACGGGACCCGTTCGGCGCAGGTGGTTCGTTTCCTGCGCGCCCAGGGATTCTCGGATGTTTGGAATCTCGCCGGTGGCATCGATCGCTGGAGCTTGGATGTCGATTCGAGTGTGCCTCGGTACTAG
- a CDS encoding iron-sulfur cluster assembly accessory protein, translating into MSTTETTTELEITPGFPISLTPKAVQMVKMTREAENLDAESGLRVAVRGGGCSGFEYALDFELEPRDTDCVHEFEGLKVFVDPVSARYLTGTEIDYLLGPAGSGFKFNNPKATGSCGCGSSFSV; encoded by the coding sequence ATGAGCACAACCGAAACCACCACCGAACTCGAGATCACACCCGGATTCCCCATCAGTCTGACGCCCAAGGCCGTGCAGATGGTCAAGATGACCCGCGAAGCGGAGAATCTCGATGCCGAATCCGGACTTCGCGTCGCCGTGCGCGGTGGCGGCTGCAGCGGTTTCGAATACGCCCTCGATTTCGAGCTCGAGCCCCGGGATACCGATTGCGTGCACGAGTTCGAGGGTCTCAAGGTATTCGTGGACCCGGTGAGCGCCCGCTATCTCACCGGCACCGAGATCGACTACCTGCTTGGCCCCGCCGGTTCGGGCTTTAAGTTCAACAACCCTAAGGCCACCGGCAGCTGCGGCTGCGGCTCGTCGTTTTCGGTCTAG